The DNA segment ATCTACCTGATTTCCCGCTCGCTCACACAAGGGCCGGCGGCCGGCATTGTGTCGCTCGGCGGCGTCGCGCTGGGCTTCGTATTTTACATGCTGTGCGCGGCGTGCGGCATCACCGCGCTGTTGTTCGCGGTTCCTTATGCCTACGACGCGCTTCGCTTTGCCGGCGCGGCCTATCTGCTGTGGCTGGCCTGGCAGGCGTTGAAGCCGGGCGGCCGCTCGCCATTTCAGGTCAAGACGCTGAAGGTCGACGGGCCCCGCAAACTGTTCGCGATGGGATTTGTCACCAACCTGCTCAATCCCAAGATCGCCATGCTCTATCTGGCGCTGCTGCCGCACTTCATCGACCCCACGCAAGGCAGCGTGCTGGCGCAGTCGGTGGTGCTGGGCTCGATCCAGATCGTGATCAGCGTCAGCGTCAACGCCATGATTGCGCTCGCGGCCGGATCGATCTCGCGCTTCCTTGGCTCGCGCCCGACCTGGCTATTGATACAGCGCTGGCTGATGGGCACCGTACTTGCGGGGCTTGCCGTGCGCATGGCGCTGGAAACGCGGAAAGCCTGACCGTCGCACCTTCTCCCTTGAGGAAGAAGGCCTAATCCAGCTTCGCTTCCATGCCGCGCTTGACGCCGGGCCGCGCCATCAGCGCGTCATACCAGCGCTTGACGCTGGGAAAATCCGCCAGATCCACCTTGTGACGCGGATGACGCCAGGCCCAGCCGAGAATGGCGAAGTCCGCCACCGACAAGGGGCCGGCGACGAAGTCGTGGTTCGCCAGACGCCGGTCCAGCACGCCATAGAGACGAACCGTCTCGGTCATGTAGCGCTTGAGGCCATAGGCGCGGTCCTGCTCGTTCTCCAGCGCGATGAAGTGATGCACCTGACCGGGCATCGGGCCAAAGCCGCCCATCTGCCACATCAGCCATTCGTAGACCGGAATGCGCTCGGCGAGCGGCACGGGTAAGAACTTGCCGGTCTTTTCGCCGAGATAGAGCAGGATCGCGCCGGATTCGAACACGCTGACACGCTTGCCGCCGGGACCGTCGGGATCGACGATTGCTGGAATCTTGTTGTTCGGGCTGATCGCCAGAAACGACGGCGCCATCTGCTCGCCCTTGCCGATGTTGACCGGAACGACCTTGTAGGGCAGCCCCATCTCCTCGAGCGCCACGCTGATCTTGCGGCCATTCGGTGTGTTCCAGGTATGAAGTTCGATGGTCATTACGGGTCCCTAAAAGGCGTTGGCGAGAGGTGAGCGTCTGTAGCATCGCCCGATATCCCCGGAAATGCCCTCGCGTGGGGCCTGCCCTGTTGACGGTGAGGGTTCCGCTCTGGAAATAGCGCCCGTCCACGAATAAATTGCGCCACCCGATCGGAGACCGCTGTTGTCCAAATCCGCTTCCCGTGCCCGCCTCGTCGAGATCATCCGCAAACGCTCGTTCGGGCGCGGCGAGATCACACTGGCCTCCGGGCGCAAGAGTGATTTCTACTTCAACCTCAAGCCGACCATGCTGGATCCGGAGGGCGCCGCCCTGCTGGCAGAACTGACTTATGAGGCGCTGAAGGACGAC comes from the Bradyrhizobium erythrophlei genome and includes:
- a CDS encoding LysE family translocator, whose translation is MPQLTALLGFALVSFGMVLTPGPNMIYLISRSLTQGPAAGIVSLGGVALGFVFYMLCAACGITALLFAVPYAYDALRFAGAAYLLWLAWQALKPGGRSPFQVKTLKVDGPRKLFAMGFVTNLLNPKIAMLYLALLPHFIDPTQGSVLAQSVVLGSIQIVISVSVNAMIALAAGSISRFLGSRPTWLLIQRWLMGTVLAGLAVRMALETRKA
- a CDS encoding glutathione S-transferase family protein, coding for MTIELHTWNTPNGRKISVALEEMGLPYKVVPVNIGKGEQMAPSFLAISPNNKIPAIVDPDGPGGKRVSVFESGAILLYLGEKTGKFLPVPLAERIPVYEWLMWQMGGFGPMPGQVHHFIALENEQDRAYGLKRYMTETVRLYGVLDRRLANHDFVAGPLSVADFAILGWAWRHPRHKVDLADFPSVKRWYDALMARPGVKRGMEAKLD